The Bacteroidia bacterium genome includes a window with the following:
- the fsa gene encoding fructose-6-phosphate aldolase yields MKFFLDTANLEQIKEANALGILDGVTTNPSLMAKEGIKGNANVKKHYKTICEIVDGDISAEVIATDFDGMIKEGLELAKIHKNIVVKIPMIKDGVKAISYLTKKGIRTNCTLVFSAGQAILAAKAGATYVSPFIGRLDDISFDGMELIQQIAHIYAVQRFETQILAASIRNPLHIIKSAEAGANVVTCPLSSILGLLNHPLTDSGLAKFLEDHKKVNK; encoded by the coding sequence ATGAAATTCTTTTTAGACACTGCAAACCTTGAACAAATCAAAGAAGCAAATGCACTCGGAATCCTTGACGGGGTTACAACCAATCCTTCACTGATGGCTAAAGAAGGTATAAAAGGAAATGCAAATGTTAAAAAACATTATAAAACAATTTGTGAAATTGTGGACGGAGACATTAGTGCAGAAGTGATTGCTACTGATTTTGATGGAATGATAAAAGAGGGTTTGGAGTTGGCAAAAATCCACAAGAACATAGTTGTTAAAATTCCAATGATTAAAGATGGTGTTAAGGCTATTAGTTATTTAACAAAAAAAGGTATTCGCACAAATTGTACACTTGTTTTCAGCGCAGGTCAAGCTATTTTAGCTGCCAAAGCAGGAGCAACTTATGTTTCACCTTTTATAGGAAGATTAGATGATATTAGTTTTGACGGCATGGAGCTAATACAGCAAATTGCACATATCTATGCAGTCCAAAGATTTGAAACCCAAATATTGGCTGCATCTATTCGCAATCCATTACATATTATTAAATCTGCAGAAGCCGGAGCAAATGTTGTTACTTGTCCGTTAAGTTCAATATTAGGATTACTTAATCACCCTTTAACAGACAGTGGCTTAGCCAAATTTTTAGAAGACCATAAAAAGGTAAACAAGTAG
- a CDS encoding carboxy terminal-processing peptidase, giving the protein MKLLLKMFNKYRWMWVVIPAALIFLGFCYKRQKGGEEILPRLVLQTLNNSHYQPLRIDDTFSVRVFRLYLDQLDKNKRFFLKSDFDSFAKYRYSLDDQANQGSYEFLDLVSETFSERVAELEEIYEQILSYKFEFESDEKYVFDEDNRKYFASMDELAKDWRKYLKLNVLEKYYSKVTAQEKSLANKEEGFVAKPLDSLEYYSRQEVLKTQRNLFKRLKKFTREEQLDLYINCMTSVFDPHTSYFPPKEKEDFDIRMSGRLEGIGAQLSERDGELKVEMIVPGSPSYLQGELKAGDIILKVAQQDSTPVDVRNMELSDAVQLIRGKKGTTVILTVRKPDGSIIDISIVRDVVIMEEGYVKTAIIELGKDRYGYIYLPQFYTDMNNSGGRTCAQDVKEAVLNLMDEGVKGIVFDLRNNGGGSLQDVVDMTGLFIGHRPVVQAKYRGGSPSVYASRESKITYKGPLVVLINKYSASASEIMAASLQDYQRALILGSDKRSFGKGTVQRFLDLDRYAPPSSKYAFGSLKVTIQKFYRVNGGTTQLIGVIPDVVMPDRFSSVEVGEETEEYPLQWSEIAPLPIKMDMNSQEKRINIAKKNAQKRIEESPIFKLISEDSKRIEQNNKRTTFSLRFADYKAEQEMWDKQNKEYDEKFKANLVENKLLALKKDLLQIGSDSVKLKMKNDWLNSYKKDVYLNEAVNILGDL; this is encoded by the coding sequence ATGAAATTACTTCTTAAAATGTTTAATAAATACAGATGGATGTGGGTAGTAATACCTGCTGCTCTCATTTTTCTGGGATTTTGCTATAAAAGGCAAAAAGGCGGAGAAGAAATTCTGCCAAGGTTGGTATTACAAACACTCAATAATTCTCATTATCAACCCTTACGCATAGATGATACATTTTCGGTTAGGGTGTTTAGGCTCTATTTAGACCAATTAGATAAGAATAAAAGGTTCTTTTTGAAATCAGATTTTGACAGTTTTGCCAAATACCGATATTCATTGGATGACCAAGCAAATCAGGGTTCGTATGAGTTCTTGGATTTGGTGTCCGAAACCTTTTCTGAAAGGGTTGCAGAATTGGAAGAAATTTATGAACAAATTTTAAGTTATAAATTTGAGTTTGAGTCAGATGAAAAATATGTCTTTGATGAAGATAATAGAAAGTATTTTGCCTCAATGGATGAACTTGCAAAGGACTGGAGGAAGTATTTAAAATTAAATGTACTGGAAAAATATTATTCCAAAGTTACCGCACAAGAAAAATCTTTAGCCAATAAAGAAGAAGGGTTTGTTGCAAAGCCATTAGACTCGTTGGAATATTATTCACGTCAAGAGGTTTTAAAAACCCAAAGGAATCTATTTAAGAGGTTGAAAAAGTTCACACGAGAAGAACAGTTAGACTTATATATCAACTGCATGACCTCTGTTTTTGACCCTCATACAAGCTATTTCCCACCAAAAGAAAAAGAAGATTTTGACATTAGAATGTCAGGAAGATTGGAGGGAATAGGAGCGCAACTCAGTGAGAGAGATGGAGAATTGAAAGTTGAAATGATAGTGCCGGGCAGCCCAAGTTATTTGCAAGGAGAATTAAAAGCAGGAGATATCATCCTGAAAGTTGCACAACAAGATAGTACCCCTGTAGATGTTCGAAATATGGAATTAAGCGATGCGGTGCAATTAATCAGAGGGAAAAAAGGTACCACTGTGATTCTTACTGTGCGCAAACCGGATGGTTCAATAATAGATATCTCAATAGTACGTGATGTGGTAATTATGGAGGAAGGATATGTAAAAACCGCGATTATTGAACTAGGAAAGGATAGGTATGGCTATATTTATTTACCCCAGTTTTATACAGATATGAATAATAGTGGCGGTAGAACATGTGCTCAAGATGTAAAAGAAGCGGTTCTAAATCTTATGGATGAGGGAGTAAAAGGAATTGTATTCGATTTGAGAAATAATGGAGGCGGTTCGTTGCAAGATGTTGTTGATATGACAGGATTGTTTATTGGGCACAGACCTGTTGTGCAAGCTAAATATAGAGGTGGTTCGCCCAGTGTATATGCCAGCAGAGAAAGTAAAATTACTTATAAAGGACCATTGGTTGTCCTAATCAACAAATACAGTGCAAGTGCTTCTGAGATAATGGCTGCTTCATTACAAGATTATCAAAGAGCATTGATTTTGGGTAGCGATAAAAGGTCTTTTGGAAAAGGAACAGTACAACGTTTTCTTGATTTAGATAGATATGCCCCACCATCATCTAAATATGCATTTGGTTCATTAAAAGTAACTATTCAAAAGTTCTATAGAGTAAACGGAGGAACAACACAGCTAATTGGAGTAATCCCTGACGTGGTAATGCCTGATCGTTTTTCTTCTGTGGAAGTGGGAGAAGAAACAGAGGAATATCCGCTTCAATGGAGTGAAATTGCTCCTTTACCAATCAAAATGGATATGAATTCGCAAGAAAAGAGAATAAATATTGCTAAGAAAAATGCTCAAAAGCGAATTGAAGAAAGTCCTATTTTTAAACTCATTTCCGAAGACAGCAAGAGAATAGAACAAAACAATAAGCGTACTACATTCTCTCTTCGTTTTGCAGACTACAAAGCTGAACAAGAGATGTGGGACAAGCAGAATAAAGAGTATGATGAAAAATTCAAAGCAAATCTTGTTGAGAATAAATTATTGGCTCTTAAAAAGGATTTATTGCAAATTGGTTCTGATTCTGTAAAATTAAAGATGAAAAATGATTGGTTGAACAGCTATAAAAAGGATGTTTATCTGAATGAAGCTGTGAATATTTTGGGGGATTTGTAA
- a CDS encoding amidohydrolase has protein sequence MKFLLYIFAMFMLLSCAKKEPVDMIIHNGNIHVMNQSLDTVDALAIKNGRIVAIGSNINILKKYTSSQVIDAKQREIYPGLHDCHAHLLSLARQEMTVDLRGTLSYYELIARLEKYQTKAQRDIIIGRGWDHTLWGETEFPDNDRLNESYPTTPVALTRIDGHAMLINKAMMDYLGITHHSKIKGGVYLKKKGKLTGILLDNAVDEVNKKLPKPNKALLAKKFYEVQELLLAHGITTIHDAGLDDEARDFFIELANQKKLKINIYAMLFPTQGNIEFAKQHGHYVNGRLTIRSFKMIADGALGSRGACLIEPYSDDIHNHGLMVSSYEELLSNFEIAKQLNYQMNTHCIGDSANRVVLQLVDSLMRGVQDHRWRIEHAQVVHPGDVKYFRSSGLIPSVQPTHATSDQRWAEIRLGRQRMLSEAYLYKSLLDTRGMILFGTDFPIENYDPFLTIFAATARKNSDNEPAEGFMPKESISLEKTMLAMTAWAAYGCFTEKESGTLEVGKTATFVILNYPLANFKEFHKNSSWMTFIDGQIVFKRQL, from the coding sequence ATGAAGTTTCTACTGTACATATTTGCAATGTTTATGCTTCTTTCTTGTGCAAAGAAAGAACCGGTAGATATGATCATTCACAATGGAAATATTCATGTAATGAATCAAAGTTTAGATACAGTAGATGCCCTCGCAATTAAAAATGGACGCATCGTTGCCATTGGATCTAACATTAATATACTCAAAAAGTATACGTCATCTCAAGTTATAGATGCTAAGCAAAGAGAAATTTATCCCGGGTTGCATGACTGTCACGCTCATTTATTAAGTTTAGCAAGACAAGAAATGACAGTTGATTTGCGAGGAACTCTATCATATTATGAATTAATTGCCCGACTGGAAAAATACCAAACCAAAGCTCAAAGAGATATTATTATTGGACGTGGATGGGATCATACACTGTGGGGGGAGACAGAGTTTCCTGATAATGACAGGCTCAATGAATCGTATCCTACTACTCCGGTGGCGTTGACTCGAATTGATGGACATGCAATGTTGATTAACAAAGCAATGATGGATTATCTTGGGATAACCCATCACTCAAAAATCAAAGGAGGCGTGTATCTAAAAAAGAAGGGAAAGTTGACAGGGATATTGTTGGATAATGCTGTGGATGAAGTTAATAAGAAGTTACCTAAGCCCAACAAAGCACTACTGGCAAAAAAATTTTATGAAGTCCAAGAGTTATTACTGGCACATGGGATAACTACCATTCACGATGCCGGACTTGATGATGAAGCGCGTGATTTTTTTATTGAACTTGCAAATCAAAAGAAACTCAAAATAAACATTTATGCAATGCTTTTTCCCACACAGGGTAATATTGAGTTTGCGAAGCAACATGGGCATTATGTCAATGGTCGTCTAACCATTAGAAGTTTTAAAATGATTGCTGATGGTGCACTTGGTTCAAGGGGCGCTTGTTTGATAGAACCGTATTCAGACGATATACATAATCATGGTTTGATGGTAAGTTCTTATGAAGAATTATTGTCAAATTTTGAGATTGCCAAACAATTAAATTATCAAATGAATACGCATTGCATAGGAGATTCTGCAAATAGGGTAGTACTTCAATTGGTAGATTCGCTCATGCGCGGAGTTCAAGACCATAGATGGCGCATAGAGCATGCACAAGTTGTTCATCCGGGTGATGTAAAGTATTTTCGTTCTTCAGGATTGATTCCTTCGGTTCAGCCAACCCATGCTACGTCTGATCAGCGATGGGCAGAAATTAGACTTGGCAGACAGCGAATGTTATCTGAGGCGTATTTATACAAATCTTTACTTGATACACGCGGTATGATTCTTTTTGGTACAGATTTTCCGATAGAAAATTATGATCCATTTTTAACAATATTTGCTGCTACTGCACGCAAAAATTCGGATAACGAACCTGCGGAGGGTTTTATGCCTAAAGAATCAATCTCATTAGAAAAAACTATGCTTGCAATGACTGCTTGGGCTGCCTATGGTTGTTTTACCGAGAAGGAATCAGGAACATTGGAAGTTGGTAAAACTGCTACGTTTGTAATATTAAATTACCCCTTGGCAAATTTCAAAGAATTTCATAAAAATTCATCTTGGATGACTTTTATTGACGGGCAAATTGTTTTTAAAAGACAACTATAA
- a CDS encoding T9SS type A sorting domain-containing protein — translation MKRIIILTTALVFGLSINAQNWIEDSVTLENKSVKQIYYSFKTQNQHVADAVGWDLAFSVQNTIIPNQTLQATTIRVNNGKSVKVYLAPDSIDVSNFSALDTTGYKSTWTELLDSDSTWDIGAFNTGLDLTIPPSMGGPKYGWGNYDEDSHDVKSLGRVYLIVRGNVFRKLYFGDLVGDNTYHFTYADLDNNNQHTDSIKKSAYPDRYFVYYDLTNKTVKDLEPSKADWDVVFTNYWTLVHSPMGPSQMMSYPGTLSKKGVKVARIENELLDSAWGATRNFTEQINTIGGDWKTHVFDSLGSRYVYKDSLSFVIDNGGDSLYLLHFTRYGGSANTRMVFEFQKTAKPVGPIDGVAIVSKSNLLVYPNPVSSELFLDVEGIAQIQILDLQGKTIINKELNHTNKIDVSNLPNGLYIIKVIMNNDVYTSKILKAN, via the coding sequence ATGAAAAGAATTATAATATTAACAACTGCATTGGTTTTTGGATTGTCCATCAATGCGCAAAACTGGATTGAAGATTCAGTTACCTTGGAGAATAAGTCTGTTAAGCAGATTTATTATTCTTTTAAAACTCAAAACCAACATGTAGCAGATGCAGTAGGCTGGGATTTGGCATTTTCTGTTCAGAATACTATTATTCCAAACCAAACTTTACAAGCTACCACAATTAGAGTAAATAATGGAAAGAGTGTAAAGGTATATTTAGCACCGGATTCGATTGATGTGTCAAATTTTTCAGCTCTGGATACAACAGGATATAAAAGCACTTGGACAGAACTGCTTGATTCTGATTCTACTTGGGATATAGGTGCATTCAATACCGGTTTAGATTTAACAATACCTCCAAGTATGGGTGGTCCTAAATATGGTTGGGGAAATTATGATGAAGATTCTCACGATGTTAAATCATTAGGACGTGTTTATTTAATCGTAAGAGGCAATGTTTTCAGAAAACTTTATTTCGGAGACCTTGTAGGTGATAATACTTATCATTTTACGTATGCTGATTTAGACAACAATAACCAACACACTGATTCAATTAAAAAGAGTGCTTATCCTGACAGATACTTTGTTTATTATGACTTAACAAATAAAACAGTAAAGGACTTGGAGCCATCAAAGGCTGACTGGGATGTAGTATTTACTAATTATTGGACATTAGTGCACAGCCCAATGGGACCGTCTCAAATGATGTCTTATCCCGGTACTCTTTCCAAAAAGGGAGTAAAAGTTGCAAGAATCGAAAATGAATTGCTGGATTCTGCTTGGGGAGCTACTCGTAATTTTACAGAACAGATAAATACAATTGGCGGAGACTGGAAAACGCATGTATTTGATAGTCTAGGTAGCAGGTATGTTTATAAGGACTCATTATCATTCGTGATTGACAATGGTGGTGATAGCTTATACTTGTTACATTTCACTAGATATGGAGGAAGTGCAAATACAAGAATGGTATTTGAATTCCAAAAAACAGCAAAACCAGTGGGACCTATTGATGGAGTGGCGATTGTATCAAAATCAAACTTGCTTGTTTATCCGAACCCTGTAAGTTCCGAACTTTTCCTCGATGTAGAAGGTATAGCACAAATTCAAATTCTTGACTTACAAGGAAAAACAATCATTAACAAAGAATTGAATCATACTAATAAAATAGATGTTTCAAACCTCCCTAATGGATTATACATCATTAAGGTGATTATGAATAATGATGTTTATACTTCTAAAATTCTTAAAGCAAATTGA
- a CDS encoding GH3 auxin-responsive promoter family protein gives MAIFNSLINWYFKNRLQSLEDSIQNSIAIQKRTLVELLERAKYTEFGKKYQFETIRDYKDFATQVPIATYEDLHPYIERMMKGEQNVLWSTEIKWFAKSSGTTNNRSKFIPVSGETIETCHLEAGRDVISIYLKHKPESNLFTGKGLLIGGSQNVNPLNEYSNYGDLSAVMIKHLPIWVHLFKTPSLSIALMDDWEKKAEKMAEYTVQENVTSISGVPTWTLVLFEKLLKRTGKLNMLEVWPNMELYIHGGVGFTPYRKQFKEYFPSEQVSYLETYNASEGFFGIQTDLSVNEIALMVHYGIFFEFIPMEEFGKENARILPLWEVQAGVNYAVIISNNSGLWRYQLGDTIKFTSVAPFKFHVTGRTRLFINAFGEELMIDNADRAIEHACKLCNATIKDYTAAPIYLDDPNNAGHQWLIEFENQPRDLTQFTIELDNKLKELNTDYEAKRHKDLALKMPKINVVPADTFHKWLSSKNKLGGQHKVPRLWNDRSIVEEMLKLVSEH, from the coding sequence ATGGCAATTTTTAATTCACTCATCAATTGGTATTTTAAAAACAGACTACAGTCTTTAGAGGATTCAATTCAAAATTCTATTGCAATCCAGAAAAGGACGTTAGTTGAGTTGCTTGAAAGAGCAAAGTACACCGAGTTTGGTAAGAAATATCAATTTGAAACCATCAGGGATTATAAAGATTTTGCAACGCAAGTGCCTATTGCGACTTATGAGGATTTACATCCTTATATTGAACGGATGATGAAAGGTGAGCAGAATGTGTTGTGGAGTACAGAGATCAAATGGTTTGCAAAATCATCCGGTACTACAAATAATCGTAGCAAGTTTATACCTGTAAGTGGAGAAACTATAGAAACTTGCCATTTAGAAGCAGGAAGAGATGTAATTTCAATTTATCTAAAGCATAAACCAGAGAGTAATTTGTTTACTGGCAAAGGCTTGCTAATAGGAGGAAGTCAGAACGTTAATCCGCTAAACGAATACTCTAATTATGGAGATTTGTCTGCAGTGATGATAAAACATTTGCCTATTTGGGTGCATTTATTCAAAACTCCAAGTCTGTCCATTGCATTGATGGATGATTGGGAGAAAAAAGCTGAAAAGATGGCTGAATATACTGTTCAAGAAAATGTAACCAGTATTTCGGGAGTGCCCACATGGACATTGGTCTTATTTGAAAAATTGCTTAAGAGAACCGGAAAATTGAATATGTTGGAAGTATGGCCCAATATGGAGTTATACATTCACGGTGGTGTAGGCTTTACACCCTACAGGAAACAATTTAAAGAATATTTTCCTTCTGAGCAGGTTAGTTACCTTGAAACCTATAACGCATCAGAAGGATTTTTTGGAATTCAAACGGATTTATCTGTCAATGAAATAGCATTGATGGTTCATTATGGAATTTTCTTTGAATTTATTCCTATGGAAGAATTTGGAAAAGAAAACGCAAGGATTTTGCCATTATGGGAAGTGCAAGCCGGAGTTAATTATGCCGTTATCATTTCTAATAATTCTGGTTTGTGGCGCTATCAATTGGGCGACACCATTAAGTTTACATCAGTAGCACCATTTAAATTCCATGTTACAGGAAGAACACGTTTGTTTATCAATGCTTTTGGAGAGGAATTAATGATAGACAATGCAGATAGGGCAATAGAACATGCGTGTAAATTGTGTAACGCTACTATAAAAGACTATACTGCAGCACCTATTTATTTGGACGATCCTAATAATGCAGGTCATCAATGGTTAATTGAATTTGAAAATCAGCCACGGGATTTAACGCAGTTTACTATTGAGTTGGATAATAAATTAAAGGAATTGAACACCGATTATGAAGCGAAACGCCACAAAGATTTAGCGTTAAAGATGCCTAAAATCAATGTGGTTCCCGCAGATACATTTCATAAATGGCTTAGTAGTAAGAATAAGCTTGGAGGACAACACAAAGTACCACGCTTGTGGAATGACCGCAGTATTGTTGAAGAAATGCTTAAACTCGTTAGCGAGCATTAA
- a CDS encoding arginase: protein MIQQEKISIIACPSEIAAGKLGNAQGVVELINLFNEQKIYPFAKYVFTPIQNKLNEGKTFFNAKHIEQVYHNLVATYHTVNSEMREGRFCVNVLGDHSNAIATFSCFADIYGVENSGLIWVDAHADMHSPYTTPSGNMHGMPLAALMATDNIENVKNAVEVELKAWWDRFKNIGQLGSHPKLLPRNLVIIGLRDFESQEEALFNKLNVKYFAPDTIKEIGIEAVMKQAKEYLNHCNSLMCSFDVDSIDSSLVKGTGTPVVNGLTLEEARFVFDFVFVNPEFKSLDITEFNPTLDSSNQTAERVLHLFK, encoded by the coding sequence ATGATACAACAAGAAAAAATCAGCATCATCGCTTGTCCTTCTGAAATTGCAGCAGGTAAGCTGGGTAACGCACAAGGGGTTGTTGAGTTGATTAATCTTTTCAATGAACAGAAGATATACCCTTTTGCAAAATATGTATTTACTCCAATTCAGAACAAATTAAATGAAGGGAAAACGTTTTTCAATGCCAAACACATCGAACAAGTATATCATAATTTAGTAGCGACTTATCATACTGTGAACTCAGAGATGCGTGAAGGAAGATTTTGTGTCAACGTACTTGGGGATCACAGTAATGCAATTGCAACTTTCTCATGCTTTGCAGATATATACGGGGTTGAAAATTCGGGACTGATTTGGGTAGATGCACATGCTGATATGCATTCTCCTTACACTACTCCATCGGGAAATATGCACGGAATGCCTTTGGCTGCACTAATGGCAACAGATAACATTGAGAATGTCAAGAATGCTGTTGAGGTAGAGTTGAAAGCATGGTGGGACAGGTTTAAAAATATTGGACAACTAGGTAGCCACCCTAAATTGTTGCCAAGAAATTTGGTAATAATAGGATTGAGAGATTTTGAATCGCAAGAAGAAGCATTGTTTAACAAACTCAATGTGAAATATTTTGCACCTGATACTATTAAAGAAATTGGTATTGAGGCTGTAATGAAACAGGCAAAAGAATATCTCAATCATTGTAATAGTTTGATGTGTTCTTTTGATGTGGACTCGATTGATTCAAGTTTGGTAAAAGGCACAGGTACTCCGGTTGTCAATGGGTTGACACTTGAAGAGGCAAGATTTGTTTTTGATTTTGTGTTTGTAAATCCTGAATTTAAGTCTTTAGATATAACGGAGTTTAATCCTACTTTGGATTCTTCTAATCAGACAGCAGAAAGAGTCTTGCACTTGTTTAAATAA
- a CDS encoding TonB-dependent receptor — MQKLCGSLAVILLLSNPLYANIDRGFTQGDSLTPMQDTILNPVVITGQGKGVRADKSIIKFRVLTSETIKQMGVVNLGDLLSRQSNIRISNDNMLGSSVSLQNLSGQQIKFMVNGMPITGRENGNINLDQINLEDVERIEIVEGPMSVIYGTDALGGVINVITKKPVLKKTSASVFSYNESIGNFNAGFSIAQPLGKKAVIFGSVARNFFTGLNSAKNDRTYIWKPREQWFGNIGYFRESKKATWNFRSDYLYETLQNKGKVILTPVVAYAFDDYFITTRGVHSLNTIFNINSKVRVDMINGVSHYKREKRVYRKDMVSLEQNLIENNDENTDNLFVNAMARAVFSNIKKSRLNYLAGYDINYDMAIADRIDGSRLTMYDIAVFGMLDYNLSRYFRIRPGLRVAYNSVFTSPLTPSLNMMWEPNRKWQIRGSYGNGFRAPSLKEQHLLFVDINHNIKGNPKLTPEFSHNVQLGASFKNSHTNVAYSFGINSYYNEVQDMIGLVLIDKGQELYSYENYGKFQGGGFMLEQKTFYKKLFVEFSLGGMFIRNQFSSQTGKDFYITPDITFAASYEFKKPGIKTGMFVKHNGKFVNYIQNEQGAVSEFFSDAMTFVDFTLSKGFLKDKLQVNTGVKNILNVRNISNINPFNSFHGSGSTMMLSPGRSVYLKISYTL; from the coding sequence GTGCAAAAATTGTGCGGCTCTCTTGCTGTTATATTACTGCTGAGTAATCCGCTATATGCAAATATAGATAGAGGTTTTACTCAGGGAGATTCGCTTACTCCCATGCAAGATACGATCTTAAATCCGGTTGTGATTACCGGGCAAGGAAAAGGCGTAAGAGCAGATAAAAGTATTATTAAATTTAGAGTCTTGACAAGTGAAACCATCAAACAAATGGGGGTAGTCAACTTAGGTGATTTACTTTCAAGACAATCAAACATCAGAATTTCCAATGATAATATGCTTGGAAGTTCGGTTTCGTTACAGAATTTGTCGGGGCAACAAATTAAATTTATGGTCAATGGAATGCCCATTACAGGAAGGGAGAACGGAAACATAAACCTTGATCAAATTAATTTAGAAGATGTTGAAAGGATTGAAATTGTTGAAGGTCCAATGTCAGTCATTTATGGTACAGATGCACTTGGCGGTGTCATCAATGTAATTACCAAGAAACCGGTCTTGAAAAAGACCTCTGCTTCTGTTTTTAGTTACAATGAAAGTATAGGAAATTTTAATGCAGGATTTTCAATTGCACAACCCTTGGGCAAAAAAGCAGTGATTTTTGGAAGTGTTGCCCGAAACTTTTTTACCGGTTTGAACAGCGCAAAAAATGACAGAACATACATTTGGAAACCTCGTGAACAATGGTTTGGGAATATTGGATATTTCAGAGAATCTAAAAAAGCTACTTGGAACTTCCGTTCAGATTATCTGTATGAAACATTGCAAAACAAAGGTAAAGTAATCTTAACCCCTGTTGTTGCTTATGCATTTGATGATTATTTTATTACAACAAGAGGAGTACACAGTTTGAACACTATTTTTAATATCAATTCCAAAGTAAGGGTGGATATGATTAATGGAGTTTCGCATTACAAAAGAGAAAAAAGAGTGTATAGGAAAGATATGGTTTCTCTTGAACAAAATCTTATTGAAAACAATGATGAAAATACTGACAACCTCTTTGTGAATGCAATGGCAAGAGCCGTATTCAGTAATATCAAAAAAAGTCGTTTGAATTATCTTGCGGGCTATGATATCAATTATGATATGGCGATTGCAGACAGAATTGATGGCAGTAGATTAACCATGTATGATATTGCAGTTTTTGGAATGTTGGATTATAATCTTTCACGTTACTTTAGAATAAGGCCGGGACTCAGAGTGGCATATAATTCTGTTTTTACTTCTCCTTTAACGCCTTCGCTAAATATGATGTGGGAGCCTAATAGGAAATGGCAAATCAGAGGTTCTTACGGTAATGGTTTTCGCGCTCCATCTCTAAAAGAACAGCATTTACTTTTTGTTGATATCAACCATAATATTAAAGGAAATCCTAAGTTGACACCGGAATTTTCTCATAATGTTCAATTAGGTGCTTCATTTAAAAATTCACATACAAACGTTGCCTATTCTTTTGGAATTAACTCTTATTATAATGAAGTGCAAGACATGATAGGGCTCGTGCTCATTGATAAAGGACAAGAATTGTATTCTTATGAGAACTATGGCAAGTTTCAAGGAGGAGGATTCATGTTAGAACAAAAGACATTTTATAAGAAACTATTTGTAGAGTTTTCTTTAGGAGGAATGTTTATTCGCAATCAGTTTAGCAGTCAAACCGGTAAAGATTTTTATATAACACCTGATATAACTTTCGCAGCTTCATATGAATTTAAAAAACCGGGAATTAAAACCGGTATGTTTGTTAAACATAATGGCAAGTTTGTAAACTATATTCAAAATGAGCAAGGCGCAGTAAGTGAGTTCTTCTCTGATGCGATGACTTTTGTTGATTTCACTCTGAGCAAGGGCTTTTTGAAGGATAAATTACAAGTTAATACCGGAGTGAAAAATATTCTTAATGTAAGGAATATCTCGAATATCAATCCTTTCAATAGCTTTCATGGGAGTGGAAGCACGATGATGCTTTCTCCCGGACGTTCTGTTTACTTAAAGATTTCATACACACTGTAA